The following proteins come from a genomic window of Thermocladium sp. ECH_B:
- a CDS encoding thiamine biosynthesis protein ThiF produces the protein MERYIRQIPLLGRSGQARLRKSSVGIIGLGGLGSIISMYLAGAGVGKLLLIDFDTVSLTDLHRQLLYTIDDIGKPKALVGMKRLAEINSEVHVDAVNDAITSEEKADEVAREVDIIALAVDNWKTRQLINASAIRRGKPISHGAVNGWIGTVTTIYPGKTPCLRELSSLGAGAGDNISCLAGDCSSIIGPVAGVIASIQSSEVIRIA, from the coding sequence ATGGAGAGGTACATTAGGCAGATACCGCTCCTTGGACGGAGCGGGCAAGCACGACTTAGGAAAAGCTCGGTGGGAATTATAGGGCTTGGAGGACTTGGGTCAATAATATCAATGTATCTCGCTGGAGCCGGCGTGGGTAAATTGCTGCTCATAGATTTCGACACTGTTTCCTTAACGGATCTACACAGGCAATTATTATATACCATTGATGATATTGGCAAACCAAAGGCTCTAGTCGGCATGAAGCGGCTAGCCGAAATCAATAGTGAAGTTCATGTTGATGCCGTGAATGATGCCATCACAAGCGAGGAGAAGGCTGATGAGGTGGCCAGAGAAGTCGACATAATCGCATTGGCCGTGGATAACTGGAAAACTAGGCAGCTGATAAATGCGTCAGCAATACGTAGAGGGAAACCAATCAGCCATGGAGCAGTAAATGGTTGGATTGGAACGGTAACCACTATTTATCCAGGCAAGACGCCATGCTTAAGGGAATTAAGCAGCCTTGGAGCAGGGGCTGGGGATAACATTTCTTGCTTGGCAGGTGACTGCAGCTCAATAATTGGCCCCGTGGCTGGAGTCATTGCATCAATACAATCAAGCGAAGTAATTAGAATCGC